From Ascaphus truei isolate aAscTru1 chromosome 20, aAscTru1.hap1, whole genome shotgun sequence, one genomic window encodes:
- the LOC142471132 gene encoding olfactory receptor 6J1-like, producing the protein MCDGENLATVTELQLLGSQRRHSLKTILFCLSLVSHFVTVRGHLLITALVPSGHRLHSPIYFFLRSLSISDMILTTSIVPNMLHVTGRGGGSISVINNISLFYLYRTLSGEESSLLTVMSYDRYVDISDIRPWVLGFLAPWIAVIFITRYQALFWGSMVTDRYYCDIVPLLNFSFPNTRVVEMETIMAYVPWMLLSYIFIVASYLPVILTVPRIPFSSVTQKFSSPSLSPLTIVSIFYGTMIAEFVVPPNKDLL; encoded by the coding sequence ATGTGTGATGGGGAGAACCTGGCTACAGTCACAGAGCTCCAGCTTCTGGGATCCCAGAGACGTCACAGCCTGAAGACCATTCTCTTCTGCCTGTCCCTTGTGAGTCACTTTGTGACAGTACGCGGACATCTCCTGATCACTGCATTAGTGCCATCGGGGCACCGGCTACACTCTCCCATCTACTTCTTCCTTAGAAGTCTGTCCATATCTGACATGATACTTACCACAAGTATTGTCCCTAACATGCTACATGtcacagggagaggtggaggCTCCATATCTGTTATTAATAACATCTCACTGTTTTACCTCTACAGAACATTAAGTGGTGAAGAGAGCTCTCTTCTTACAGTGATGTCCTATGACCGATATGTGGACATTAGCGATATCAGGCCATGGGTTTTAGGATTTTTAGCACCATGGATTGCAGTGATTTTCATAACCAGATATCAGGCTCTGTTTTGGGGATCCATGGTAACTGATCGTTACTACTGTGATATTGTACCTCTTCTGAACTTTTCTTTCCCAAACACTCGGGTTGTAGAGATGGAAACTATAATGGCATACGTTCCTTGGATGCTCCTTtcatatatattcattgtggcaAGTTATCTACCAGTTATTCTCACCGTCCCCAGGATTCCCTTCTCCTCTGTGACACAGAAGTTCTCCTCTCCCAGCCTTTCTCCTCTCACTATTGTGTCTATATTTTATGGGACAATGATAGCTGAGTTTGTGGTACCACCCAATAAAGATTTATTGTAA